One Mycolicibacterium fluoranthenivorans DNA window includes the following coding sequences:
- a CDS encoding tyrosine-type recombinase/integrase, which yields MRDGLIDRNPCMIERAMNPKTKRQAVVPTIPELEAIADALGTDPKNGRFRALVLLSAWCGLRYGEVSELRRKDFDADCSVVTVARGVTHRSGNCMVDTPKDGQPAKVVIPPHIRDDIKSHLANHVDKAGDSMLFTPARGGCHVNDRVFAKDMFKPALASIGRDDMRVHDLRHFAGTMTAQVGNLVETMARLRHSTHKARA from the coding sequence GTGCGCGACGGTCTGATCGATCGCAACCCGTGCATGATCGAGCGCGCGATGAATCCCAAGACGAAGCGCCAGGCGGTCGTCCCGACCATTCCCGAACTGGAAGCCATCGCCGACGCACTTGGCACCGATCCGAAGAACGGGCGGTTTCGCGCGTTGGTGTTGCTCTCGGCGTGGTGCGGTCTGCGCTACGGGGAGGTCTCCGAGCTTCGACGCAAAGACTTCGACGCGGACTGTTCGGTTGTGACCGTCGCGCGCGGTGTCACCCATCGCAGCGGTAATTGCATGGTCGACACACCGAAAGACGGCCAGCCCGCCAAGGTGGTGATTCCGCCGCACATCCGCGATGACATCAAATCGCACTTGGCGAATCACGTTGACAAGGCGGGGGATTCGATGCTGTTCACACCCGCGCGCGGTGGCTGCCACGTCAATGATCGAGTGTTCGCCAAAGACATGTTCAAGCCCGCGCTAGCGTCCATCGGTCGCGACGATATGCGCGTGCACGATCTGCGCCACTTCGCCGGAACTATGACCGCGCAGGTTGGCAATCTGGTCGAAACGATGGCGCGGCTTCGACACTCCACCCACAAAGCGCGAGCCTGA
- a CDS encoding GIY-YIG nuclease family protein, producing the protein MAESMSEKRRANAVVNFLAAQRYTRAEVFADPCPVPSAAGAYGWWFRDIPGGIDVSGCEQRDGWTLLYVGISPGPPRTDGKPHVPQDLRKRVRYHFGAGNAGADGSTLRKSLGVLLGDQLGFALRRIGSGKRQTFAGGEAVLTQWMAENAAVSWVLHPEPWYLEPKLIDALNLPLNFQENGRNAFAPELKRRRREAAVKAGKMRVLAEWS; encoded by the coding sequence ATGGCTGAGTCGATGTCCGAGAAGCGCCGCGCCAACGCGGTCGTGAATTTCCTTGCTGCTCAGCGGTATACACGTGCCGAGGTGTTCGCCGACCCGTGCCCGGTGCCCAGTGCGGCGGGCGCGTACGGCTGGTGGTTCCGGGATATCCCGGGCGGTATCGATGTCTCCGGCTGTGAACAACGCGACGGCTGGACATTGCTCTACGTCGGTATCAGCCCCGGGCCGCCACGGACAGACGGCAAACCGCACGTCCCTCAGGATCTGCGCAAACGCGTCCGGTACCACTTCGGCGCCGGCAATGCCGGTGCCGACGGCTCCACGCTGCGCAAGTCGCTGGGCGTGCTTCTCGGTGATCAGCTGGGCTTCGCCCTGCGCCGCATCGGGTCGGGCAAGCGGCAGACGTTTGCCGGCGGGGAAGCCGTCCTGACCCAGTGGATGGCCGAGAATGCCGCCGTGTCCTGGGTGCTGCACCCCGAGCCCTGGTATCTCGAACCCAAGCTGATCGATGCCCTGAATCTGCCGCTGAACTTCCAGGAGAACGGGCGGAACGCCTTCGCGCCCGAGCTCAAGCGGCGGCGCCGCGAGGCGGCGGTGAAGGCCGGCAAGATGCGCGTGCTCGCCGAGTGGTCGTAG